The Clostridiales bacterium DNA window TGGAAAACTCGGACAAATATTTATTTATTTTGCCGGCGGATTCGTGGGCATCATCTATGACTATGCCTATCACTCCTATCCTTCTTTCGTCCATATCAACCACCCCTGTAGTTTAAATATAAGAATAACTTCACTATTCATCATTCATCTTCAATGGATTTTAATTTCTCTTCAACCATTTTCTTTGTTATGGTGCTCAGGTTTGAAAACTTATGTTCAAGCGACTTTTTAATCATTTCAACAGCTTCATCCTTTTTGCCCATCTTGTATAAAGCGCTCCCGTAAAAATAATATGGTTCGGGAAAACTTGGGGACCTTTCCATAAGCTTTTTATAAACTTCCGCCGATTTTTCATATTCTCCCATTAAGTAATATGTCTGTCCCAAATTATCGGTTATTATGTTATCAGTCCCATTATAATCATGGGCCTTAAGGTTAAATTCCAAAGCCTTATCCAAATCACCATTTAGTATGTAGAAATATCCGAGACTGCTGTAAACAGTACTGTTTCTGTACTTTTTACAAAGATCTTGGAGCATGCCTATGGCTTCGTCCAGTTTATTCCTCTTCCAGAGCACAAGGGCATAATTCGACTTCACAATTATTTCATCATCGGCATTGAGTTTTAACTTTACCATTTCTTTCAGTATCTTTTCGGCAATATCTACATTCCCTACCTTCAAGGACAGATATGCGTATGAGACCTTCGTTTTAAGGCCGGCCCTGCCGCTTTTATATGCCCTTTTAAACCACGATATGGCTCCGTTAATATCATCTTTTGCATACCTTACCTTTCCCCTTATGGAATAGTACCTCGGCATAAAAGCATAAATCCCATACAATACATATGCTGCAACAAGAATCAATCCAACTGTTTTATTTAATAAAAAAGCCAGTACGATTATAATA harbors:
- a CDS encoding tetratricopeptide repeat protein translates to MNGKYPFLTKFILPVIIIVLAFLLNKTVGLILVAAYVLYGIYAFMPRYYSIRGKVRYAKDDINGAISWFKRAYKSGRAGLKTKVSYAYLSLKVGNVDIAEKILKEMVKLKLNADDEIIVKSNYALVLWKRNKLDEAIGMLQDLCKKYRNSTVYSSLGYFYILNGDLDKALEFNLKAHDYNGTDNIITDNLGQTYYLMGEYEKSAEVYKKLMERSPSFPEPYYFYGSALYKMGKKDEAVEMIKKSLEHKFSNLSTITKKMVEEKLKSIEDE